In Caulobacter segnis ATCC 21756, the sequence AGTTGGGCGGCGAGGCCCTCGGTGCCCCCGACGTCAGGATGGGCCATGCGGATCAGGCGGGCGTAGGCGGCCTTGATCTCTTCAAGGCTCGCGTCGGCGGAGACGCCCAGAATAGCGCGCGCCTCGGATAGGGTGAGGTCGTCGCGCGGCGGATGAACGACCTGGCGACGGATCACCGGCCGCCGGCGCGCTTCGGTGACGGTCCACAGGCCCAGGACGCCCAGCACAATGCCCGTGCCCCACGAGCCCCGGATCGTGGCGTATCCGGCGAAGGCGAAGGCGACGATCGCCGCCACGCCCGCCGCGACCCGCCAGCCGTCGCCCTTCAGCAGGTTGCGACGGCGCGGCCAGAGCAGGAAGGCCAGGACGGCCACGCCCAGCAGCAGATAGATCATCACGACTCCGGATACGAAACGGGCGGCAGGGTCGCCCCGGCCGCCCGCCTCAGATCATGTAGCGCTCGGACTACTGCGCCGCCAGCAGCGTCTCGCCCGAATAGGCCGACAAGCCCAGGCTGTGCATGAGCGCGCGCAACTCCTGGCGCGCGGCCAAGTGCTGCAGCGAGACGGGCACCGGACGCACCTGCGGTGACAGGTCGGCGATGGTCAGGCCGAACGGGAACAGCTCGCGATAGATGACGCGATCGCGCAGGCCGGGGCCGATGCGGAAGCCGACCCGCTTGGCCAGGGCCGTGAGACGATCCTCGAGGCGCTTGCGGTTCCGGGCCTCGGTGGTCGCCAAACGATTGCGCAGCACGACCCAATCAAGCGCCTGGCGTTGGCCGGAAAGCGCCCTCTGCTTGCGCGCTTCCCAAACGGTCAGCGAGTAGAGGCTGGGCTTGGTCAGCTCCATGCTCACCGGGTCGACGTGGCCCAGCATGTCGAAGTCGACGAAGCTGTCGTTCATCGGCGTGACGATCAGGTCGGCGCGGCCATGGGCCAGGCGCGAGACGGCGGTGTCGCCCCCGGGCGTGTCGATCAGCACGAAGTCGCATTCGGCCAGCCCCCTGGCGAAGGCCGCCTCGAAGCCGGCGACCTGCTCCTCCTCCGGCTTCTCGGCCAGGGCGATGTCGTTCTCCGACAGGCGCAGAGACAGGGGCTCGGGCAGTTCGAGCTTCTTGCTTTCCAGCCAGGTGCGCCGGTTCTCGAAGAACCGCGCCGAGGTGCTCTGGCGCAGGTCCAGGTCGATGACCGCGACCTTGGCGCCGCCGTACAGCAGCGCGGTGACGAGATGGACGGCGATGGTCGACTTGCCCGCCCCGCCCTTCTCGTTGCCGACGACGATGACACGCGTTTCGGCCATGAGTTCGATCCTTGATGCGTCGCGACTCGCGCGACCTTGGACGGAGGTTAACACGATGTTACCAGCGCCTCATGGGGTCAACGACCTCCATCCACAGACCTAATTGTCGCACGGGCGGCGAAACACGGTTTCCCCAGCGTCGCGGTGGACCTTCGGCCGCGCGAAGGCCATAAGCCCCGCCTGTCCGCGTGGAGGCCGTCATGACCCAACCGACCATCGTCCGCACCGTCGCCCAGATGCGTGAGCACGTCCGCGCCTGGAAGGCGGCCGGCCAGCGCGTGGCCCTGGTACCGACCATGGGCGCCCTGCATGAAGGTCATCTGACGCTGATCCGCCTGGCGCAAGAGAACGCCGACCGCGTGATCGCCAGCGTCTTCGTCAATCCCAAGCAGTTCGCCCCGCACGAGGATTTCGACGCCTACCCCCGGGGCGAGGCCGTCGACGCCGAAAAGCTCGCTTCGGTCGGCTGCGACCTGATGTTCGCGCCCAACGCCAGCGAGATGTACGCTCCAGGGTTCTCGACCCTGATCACGGTGTCGGGGGTGTCGGAGCCGCTGGAAGGCGCGGCGCGGCCGCAGTTCTTCGGCGGCGTGGCCACCGTCGTCGCCAAGCTCTTCATTCAGTCGCAAGCCGACGTCGCCGTGTTCGGCGAGAAGGACTACCAGCAGCTACAGGTGGTCAAGCGCATGGCCCGCGATCTGGACATCCCGATCGAGATCATCGGCGCGCCGACCGCGCGGGCCGAGGACGGCCTCGCCCTCTCCTCACGCAACGCCTACCTGTCGGCGGAAGAGCGCGCGGCGGCCGTGGCCTTGCCGGACGCCATGAAGGCCGCCGCCCAGGCCGTGGCGGCCGGGAGCCGCGTCGACGAGGCCGAGGCGATCGCGGTCGAGGCGCTGAAAGCCGCGGGCTTCCGCCAGGTCGACTATGTGGAAGTGCGCGAGGCCAGCGATCTATCCCGACTGGGACCGGGTCCGATCGGCGAGGCGGAGGGCCGTATCCTGGTGGCGGCCTGGCTGGGCGGCACGCGCCTGATCGACAACATGGCGGTCGGACAGGCCTAGGCCGGTTGGCTCAGATCGCCGGATGCAGCGCGATGAAAATGCCGACGGCGAAGCCCACGAACAGCATGCCCGCGCCCAAGACGGCGTAACTGGACCTCATCGTCATTCCTCCGCTTCCCTGCGAAGAAGAAACACCCGCCCTAGTTGCTATTAAGCTAACGCCGCGCGCGTGGGTTACCAGGCGCCCAGTTCGCGCAACTGACGCGCCAGGTCCGGCGGGAGGTCGGCGGCCTCGCTTTCGGTGAGGTCGGGAGGCGCGTCCTCCGGCGTGAGATAGCGCCATCCCTGGAACGCCCGGCGAGGCTGCGGCGCGACGCGCACGATGGTCGGGTCCACCGTGACTTCGCACCGGGAGGCCGGTCCCGAGCCCACCGTATCGATGGCCAGGATCTTCTGGCGGCACAGGATCTGGCCCTTGAACACGCGGTACAGCGAGCCGCCGTCCAGGACCTCGTCGATCCGCTTGGGCGTCATGCGCGTGTGCATGACCCAGGGATGCCCCTCCTTGTGCCAGGCCAGGAGATCCTCGATCGTGTCGCAGCCGACGACCAGCTTGATGATGTGCAGCGCCATGGCCGCGTAGATAGCGCGCCCAGGCCGCAAGGCAATCGCCTGGACGACGTTACCGCTCGCGTGAAGGGTGAAAGCGCTCGCGACTTTGCATCACGGCGTTATGGATGACGCATCGTGCTTCACCAGGGCGCGATGACTCGGCGGATTCGTCCGCCCGGCGCCGCCGCTGTGGACGTTGTCGCATGCGTCCAAAGCGGCGGTTCTCTTTTCCAGGCTCAAGGCAAGCTCGTCGCCAGCCCGGCCCCCGGCGGCTCCGAAGCCGCGGCCGAGGCGCTGCTCCCTCAACTCCGCTAGCGGGGTCGACCAGAACGGTGATCAGGCGCCTTCCAGCCGGGCCAGCACCACGCCCTCGCTGACCTGGCCGCCGGCCGAGGCCGAGAGTTCGGCGACCACGCCGTCGAACGGCGCGACCAGGGCGTGCTCCATCTTCATGGCTTCCAGGGTCAGCAGGGTCTGGCCCTTGCTGACGGTCTGGCCGGCTTCCACCGAGACCGAGACGATCTTGCCCGGCATCGGCGACAGGATCGCGCCGTCCGAGGCCGCGCCCTCGCCCACTCCGCCGACATGGGCCTCGAAGTCGAACGCCTGGACGTCACCGCCCTCGAACACGTGGATCGGCCCCTTGCCGTAGGTCGTCGGCAGGCGCGCGACCTCGTCGAAAGTCCGGCCGTCGGCATGACGGATGTCCCAGGACCAGTCCTCGGTCCCGCCGCCCAGCAAGGCCACGCGCAGCGGCGTCGGCTTGCCGTCCGCGGACATGGGCAGCGTCATGGTCGCGCGATCGGCGTTCATGCGGAAGCCCAGCAGCTTGGACGGCGCGCTTTCCCACGGATCGGGCCGCGCCTCGGCCTCCAGAAAGCTGTCCAGCCGCCAGCCGATCGCGGCCATGGCCGGCTCGTCGCTGAAGGTCCGTTCGATCAGTTCATCCAGCCGCGCCTCGATGAAGCCGGTGTCGACCGCGCCGTCGACGAAGTCCGGGTGGCTGGCGCACTTGGCCAGGAAGGCGGCGTTGGTCTTGACCGGCCAGACCTCGACCAGGGCGCAGGCCTCGGCCAAGCGCTGGGCGGCGTCTTCACGGTCGACGCCGTGGGCGATCAGCTTGGCGATCATCGGATCATAGAAGGGCGTGACCTCGCCGCCCTCCTCCACCGCGCTGTCGACGCGGACATCGCCCTCCGGCAGGCGGAAGTGCTTGAGCTTGCCCGTCGAGGGCAGGAAGCCGGTGGCCGGGTTCTCGGCGTAGAGCCGCGCCTCCATGGCCCAGCCGTCCAGGGTGATCTCATCCTGTTCCAGCGGCAGGCGCTCGCCGGCGGCCACGCGCAGCTGCCATTCGACGAGATCCTGGCCGGTGACCATCTCGGTGACCGGATGCTCGACCTGCAGGCGGGTGTTCATCTCCATGAACCAGATGCGGTCGGCCCGCAGGCCTTCGCTGGCGTCGGCGATGAACTCGACCGTCCCGGCGCCGACATAGCCCACGGCCTTGGCGGCCTTCACGGCGGCGGCGCAGACCGCTTCCCGGGTCTTCTCGTCCATGCCGGGCGCCGGCGCTTCCTCGATGACCTTCTGGTGGCGGCGTTGCAGCGAGCAGTCGCGCTCGAACAGGTGGACGACGTCGCCGTGGCTGTCGCCGAACACCTGCACCTCGATGTGGCGCGGCCGGGTGACATACTTCTCCAGCAGCACGCGGTCGTCGCCGAACGCGGCCGAGGCCTCGCGGCGGCACGAGCCCAGCGCGGCCTCGAAGTCCTCCGCCCGCTCGACCTTGCGCATGCCCTTGCCGCCGCCGCCCGCCACGGCCTTGATCAGCACCGGGTAGCCGATCTTGTCCGCCTCGGCCGCCAGGCGCGGGGCCGACTGGTCCTCGCCCAGATAGCCGGGCGTCGTGGGGACGCCCGCTTCGATCATCACCGCCTTGGCGGCGTCCTTCAGGCCCATGGCGCGGATCGCCGAGGGCGGCGGGCCGATCCAGGTCAGGCCGGCGTCGATCACGCTCTGGGCGAAGTCGGCGTTCTCGGACAGGAAGCCGTAGCCGGGGTGGATCGCGTCCGCCCCCATCTGCTTGGCCGCCGCCAGGATCTTGCGCGGGTCGAGATAGCTCTCCTTGGCCGGCGCGGGTCCGATCAGGATCGCCGCATCGGCCTCCATCACGAACGGCGCGTCGGCGTCCGCCTCCGAATAGACGGCGACCGTCCGCACGCCCAGCTCACGGGCGGTGCGGATGATGCGGCGGGCGATCTCGCCGCGATTGGCGATCAGGACGGAGGCGATCAAACGGGGACCTACATCTGTGTAAGGGTGAACAGCATCAACGCCGTGATCAGCAGGGCGAAGGCGAAGACGCTCATGAACCAGACGATCAGCGTCTTGAAGATGGCCCCCACGACGGTCGAGCCGTAGCCGCCGCGCAGGGTCTGGAAGAGGTTGATCGGCGTCCAGAAAGTCAGGATGGCGAACCAGGGGCCGATAAGGGACGCGGGCAGCACCATGCCGATGGCGTTGGTCAGGAACGCGAACGACAGCAGATTCGTCGCCACCAGCAGGTGATCGTAGATGTAGAACTGCCGACGGTTCACATAGACGAGCGCCAGGCTCAGACCGATGATCGGCAGCAGCAGCACGGCCAGACGGTGGGCCCAGCCAAACATGACCAGGATATAGTAGTCGGGGTTGGCGATGGCCTTGGCCAGACCTTCCTTGAACCCATTGGCGAAGCCGTAGCCTTTGGAGGTTTTGCCAAGGTCTATGTCGGCCTTGACCTCCTTGTGGGCCGCGCCGTCGGGCGTGACCACGTTGAAGTGCTGGCCGCCGATATTGGCTTCGCCAATCTTCCGGCTATCGCCGTCGATGGCGCCCACTTCCTGCAGGTCCAACCCGCGGATCTGTTCGGCGGCGTTCTCGCCGCGCTTCTCGATCTTGGCCTTGGCTTCGGCGGCGGCGTTGGGGTTCTTCTCCAGCGCGTCGGCCTCGGCGACCTTGGCGGCGTAACGATCCTGAGCCTTTTTGACCCTCTCGTCATAGTCGGCGGCGATCTCGGCCTTGTCCGCGCCCGCCTCCTTCAGCGCCTCGTCACGCACTTCGACGGCGGCGCTGAGGCGGCTGTCACGGGTCTCCGCGGCGTCCTTGCGCATCTCGTCAGCCTTGGCCTTGCGGCCGGCGGGCGTGGCGAGCGCCGCGATCTCTTTCTCTTCCTTGAGCTCGATCTCGTGGCGAATGTTGTGGATGGCGTGCTCGGCCGCGAAGATGAACAGCAGCAGGGCGACAAGGAACGTGCGGAACGGCGGCGCATGCCGCGCGATCCGTCCTTCCATCAAGTCCTTGGCCAGCACGCCCGGCTTGAAGAACAGCAGCGGCAGCGTGTTGGCCAGGCGACCATCGAGGTGGAACATCCCCTCGATGGTCTCCCAGATCAGGTGTAAAATAGAGCGATGATGCGTGTCGGCGTTCTGGCCGCACGAATAGCAGTACCACCCCTCCAAGGGCGTACCGCAGTTCTTGCAAGGCTCGCCCTTGTGAGGGAACGGCTTCTTCTTCGACCGGGCGAAGCTCCCAGCCGAATCCGCCGCCACCGCTTCCAGTTCCGCGCCAGTTACCACGCCTACATCCCCCCGGTTGAGTCTATTCAGCCCAGGTGGGTTTACGACGGGAGAGGAAAGCGCGCACGCCTTCTTGTCCTTCTTCCGAGACACGGCGACGCGCGATGCGGCGGGCGGTCTCTTCGACCAGGCCTCTGTCGAGTTTCTGACCAGCGAAATCGTTGACCAAGGCCTTGGCGTCGCCGATCGCGCCCGGCGCGCAAGGGACCATCTCCTCGATCAGAGCGTCGCGAGCGGCTTCGAGGCCAGCGGCGTCATCGAACACCTCGTCGACCAGGCCGTAGCTCCAGGCCGCGTCGGCGTCGAAGACGCGGGCCGTGGCGAACAGCAGCTTGGCGGTGCGCGGACCGAGCGCGGCGATGACATAGGGGCTGATCGTCGCCGGGGTGAGGCCGAGCTTCACCTCGGAGAACGAGAACTGGGCGTCAGCCGTGGCCAGGGCGTGGTCACACGCCGCGACAAGACCCGCGCCGCCGCCATAGGCCGCGCCTTCGACCAGGGCCACGGTCAGGGCCGGGATGTCGTGCAAGGCCTTGAGCATATGGGCCAGTTCGAGCGCGTCCTCGCGATTGTCGTCCTCGTCCCACTCGACCGCGTCGGCCATCCAGGAGAGGTCCGCGCCGGCGCTGAACGTCCCGGCGACGCCGCGCAGGAACACCACGCGCACGCCCTCGGCCCCGTGCAGGGTCTCGAGGGTCTGGCGCAGGGCGGCGATGGTCGCCGCGTCGAAGGCGTTCTTCTTCTCGGGGCGATTGATCCAGACGGTGACCGCGCCCTCGGGCGTGCTCTCCATGTGGACCAGCGGGCTCATCGCGTCGGTGTCGGGGACCTCGACGATGGGATCGGCGATGGGGTTGGTCATGGGAAGCTCCTGTAAGCGCTACATCCGGAAAACGCCGAAGGTCGTCTCCGGGATAGGGGCGTTGAGACTGGCCGAGATTGCAAGCCCCAGCACGTCGCGGGTTTGAGCCGGGTCAATGATCCCGTCATCCCATAGCCGCGCCGTGGCGTGATACGGGTTGCCCTCATCTTCGTAGCGCTGGCGGATCGGCGCCTTGAAGGCTTCAGCCTCTTCCGGCGTCCACTTGGCCGCGTCGCGCGGTGGACGGTGGCCAGCACGCTGGCGGCCTGCTCACCGCCCATCACCGAAATGCGGCTGTTGGGCCAGGTGAACAGGAAACGCGGGGAATAGGCCCGTCCGCACATGCCGTAGTTGCCGGCGCCGAAGCTGCCGCCGATCAGCACGGTGAACTTCGGGACCTCGGCCGAGGCGACGGCGGTGACCAGCTTGGCGCCGTCCTTGGCGATGCCGCCGGCCTCATACTTGCCGCCGACCATGAAGCCCGAGATGTTCTGCAGGAACACCAGCGGGATCTTCCGCTTGCAGGCCAGCTCGATGAAATGCGCGCCCTTCAGCGCGCTCTCGCTGAACAGCACGCCGTTGTTGGCCAGGATCGCCACCGGCTGGCCCCAGATGCGGGCGAAGCCGCAGACCAGCGTCGTGCCGTACAGCGCCTTGAACTCGTCGAACTTGGAGCCGTCGACGATACGGGCGATGACCTCGCGCACGTCATAGGGCGCCCGGACATCGGTCGGAACGACACCGTAGAGTTCTTCGGGATCGTACAGGGGCGGCTCGGCTTCGGCGAGGACCAGCTCCTGCGGCTTGGTCGTGTTCAGGTTGGCGACGATCGCGCGGACGATCTCCAGCGCGTGCTCGTCGTTCTCGGCGACGTGGTCGACGACGCCCGAGCGGCGACCGTGGGTCTCGGCCCCACCCAGCTCCTCTGCGCTGATGACCTCGCCCGTGGCCGCCTTCACCAGCGGCGGGCCGGCCAGGAAGATGGTGCCCTGGTTGCGGACGATCACCGTCTCGTCGCTCATCGCCGGGACATAGGCGCCGCCGGCGGTGCACGAGCCCATGACGCAGGCGATCTGCGGGACGCCCGCCGCGCTCATCCGCGCTTGGTTGAAAAAGATGCGGCCGAAGTGGTCGCGGTCTGGGAAGACCTCGGCTTGGTGCGGCAGGTTCGCCCCGCCGCTGTCGACCAGATAGACGCACGGCAGGCGGTTCTGGGCGGCGATCTCCTGGGCGCGCAGGTGCTTCTTCACCGTCATCGGGAAGTAGGCGCCGCCCTTCACCGTGGCGTCGTTGGCGACGATCATCACCTCGCGCCCCGACACCCGCCCGACGCCGCAGATGATCCCCGCCCCCGGCGCCTCGCCGCCATAGAGGTCGCAAGCGGCCAACTGGCCGATCTCCAGGAAAGGCGAGCCGGGGTCCAGCAGGCGCTCCACCCGCTTCCGGGGCAGCAGCTTGCCACGCGAGGCGTGACGCTCGCGGGCGCCCTCCGGACCGCCCAGCGCCGCCTCGGCGACCTTGGCGCGCAGCTCGGCGACCAGGGCGCGATTGTGCGCGGCGTTGCGGGCGAAGGCGTCGCTGGACGCGTCGATAACGGAGTTCAACTTCGGCATGACCGACGCTTAGCCTTTTCCACCCATCCCCGGAAGTCGGAGTTTTTTGGACCCCAAAGCCGAAGATTCAGGGCCAAAACCGTTCTTAGTCATTTTATCTTAGAGAGCAATGATTGCGCCCGAAGCCGCGCTTGGGGTCAAGCCTGCCGATCAGCGCGAGGCCGTTTACAGCTTCGCCCCGGGCGCTCTACCGTCCGCGCCGTGGAAACGCCCCTGCCTGATGACTCGGCCCTAGCGCGCCTTTTCGCCCGCGAGCGGCGAAAAGGAACGGCGGCGTGGTTTTCGCTGCCCGGCGGCGCCACCCTGTTCGAGCCTGGCGAACCGGCCGATCAGCTCTACTTCCTGAAGACCGGACGCCTCGGCGCTTTCCGCCGCGAGGATGGTCAGGAGCCGCAGTTCCTGGGCTTGATCCGCCCCGGCGAACCAGCCGGCGAGATGGCGATGATCGGCGACACCGCCCATTCGGCCAGCATGGTCGCGCTGCGCGACAGCGAGATGCTGGCCATGCCGCGCGATATCTTCTTCGAGGCGGCCGAGGAGGACCCCAGCGTCCTGCTGGAGCTGTCGCGGCTGATGATCCATCGGGCGCGGCAGGCGCGAAACCAGCCGGCGGTCGGCGATCCCTCGGTGTTCGGCTTCATCGCCGTCGAGCCCGGCGCGCCGATCCGTCCGGTCGTGGAGCGGCTGAGCCGCTGCATCGAGAACCTGGGCTATACGGTCACGGTTGAGGGCGGCGAAGCCCTGCTGGCGCCGACCGAGTGGTTCGGCAATGTCGAGCACGCTCACGACTTCGTCCTCTATGTCGCCGAGGCCGACGAGACCGCTTGGAAGCACGTGGTCGGCCGTCAGGTCGACCGTCTGTTCCGGGTGGGACGCGGCGATCGCCCGCCGCCGACGGTCATCCCCAGCTATGCCTCGGGTCCGCTGCAGGCCCAGCGCCTGGTCGACCTGATCCTGCTGCAATCGGCCAGCCTCGATCGGCCGCACGGCTCCGAAGCCTGGGTGGCCGCAACCCAGCCCGCCCGCCTTTTCCATCTGCGCGAGAACGGCGTGGCCGACCTGCAGCGCCTGGCCCGAGTCATGACCGGTCAGTCGGTGGGGCTGGTGCTCTCCGGCGGCGGCGCGCGCGCCTACGCCCACATCGGCGCCATCCAGGCCATGCGGGAGCGGGCCATACCGATCGACTTCGTCGGCGGCGCCTCGATGGGCGCGATCATCGCCGCGGGTCTGGCCATGGGCTGGGACGACGGCGAGATGGAGGCGCGGATCAAAAAGGCCTTCGTCGATTCCAGCCCCCTGGACGACATCGCCTTCCCGATGATCGCCATGACCCGCGGCGAAAAGGTCAAGGCCAGGCTGGAAGAGCACTTCAGCGGCGTCGAGATCAGCGATCTTTGGCTGCCGTTCTTCTGCGTCTCGTCGAACCTGACTTCGGGCGCCTATCAGCTGCATCGCACCGGCGAGCTGCAGGCGGCGCTGCGGGCTTCGATCGCCCTGCCCGGCGTCATGCCGCCCGCCACCGACCATGGCTCGGTGCTGGTGGATGGCGCGGTGATGAAGAACTTCCCCGCCGACGTGATGCGCGCCCTACAGCCTGGGCCGATCGTCGGCGTCGACGTCACGCGCGGTCGCAGCATCACGCCCGAAGACCTGGTCACGCCGCCGTCGCTCTGGAGCTGGATCGCCTCGGGCGAGTGGCGGCGGGGCCCGCCGATCGTGGCCCTGCTGATGCGGGCGGCTACGGTCACGTCCGGCCGCGACATCACCGCGGCCCGCGAGGCCACAGACGTCCTGATCACGCCCAAGCTGGAAGGGGTCGACATCCGCGACTGGCGGGCCTTCGAACCCGCCGTGA encodes:
- a CDS encoding J domain-containing protein, which codes for MIYLLLGVAVLAFLLWPRRRNLLKGDGWRVAAGVAAIVAFAFAGYATIRGSWGTGIVLGVLGLWTVTEARRRPVIRRQVVHPPRDDLTLSEARAILGVSADASLEEIKAAYARLIRMAHPDVGGTEGLAAQLNAARDRLIKRRG
- the mipZ gene encoding division plane-positioning ATPase MipZ, coding for MAETRVIVVGNEKGGAGKSTIAVHLVTALLYGGAKVAVIDLDLRQSTSARFFENRRTWLESKKLELPEPLSLRLSENDIALAEKPEEEQVAGFEAAFARGLAECDFVLIDTPGGDTAVSRLAHGRADLIVTPMNDSFVDFDMLGHVDPVSMELTKPSLYSLTVWEARKQRALSGQRQALDWVVLRNRLATTEARNRKRLEDRLTALAKRVGFRIGPGLRDRVIYRELFPFGLTIADLSPQVRPVPVSLQHLAARQELRALMHSLGLSAYSGETLLAAQ
- the panC gene encoding pantoate--beta-alanine ligase, which encodes MTQPTIVRTVAQMREHVRAWKAAGQRVALVPTMGALHEGHLTLIRLAQENADRVIASVFVNPKQFAPHEDFDAYPRGEAVDAEKLASVGCDLMFAPNASEMYAPGFSTLITVSGVSEPLEGAARPQFFGGVATVVAKLFIQSQADVAVFGEKDYQQLQVVKRMARDLDIPIEIIGAPTARAEDGLALSSRNAYLSAEERAAAVALPDAMKAAAQAVAAGSRVDEAEAIAVEALKAAGFRQVDYVEVREASDLSRLGPGPIGEAEGRILVAAWLGGTRLIDNMAVGQA
- a CDS encoding DUF1489 family protein, which gives rise to MALHIIKLVVGCDTIEDLLAWHKEGHPWVMHTRMTPKRIDEVLDGGSLYRVFKGQILCRQKILAIDTVGSGPASRCEVTVDPTIVRVAPQPRRAFQGWRYLTPEDAPPDLTESEAADLPPDLARQLRELGAW
- a CDS encoding acetyl-CoA carboxylase biotin carboxylase subunit, producing MIASVLIANRGEIARRIIRTARELGVRTVAVYSEADADAPFVMEADAAILIGPAPAKESYLDPRKILAAAKQMGADAIHPGYGFLSENADFAQSVIDAGLTWIGPPPSAIRAMGLKDAAKAVMIEAGVPTTPGYLGEDQSAPRLAAEADKIGYPVLIKAVAGGGGKGMRKVERAEDFEAALGSCRREASAAFGDDRVLLEKYVTRPRHIEVQVFGDSHGDVVHLFERDCSLQRRHQKVIEEAPAPGMDEKTREAVCAAAVKAAKAVGYVGAGTVEFIADASEGLRADRIWFMEMNTRLQVEHPVTEMVTGQDLVEWQLRVAAGERLPLEQDEITLDGWAMEARLYAENPATGFLPSTGKLKHFRLPEGDVRVDSAVEEGGEVTPFYDPMIAKLIAHGVDREDAAQRLAEACALVEVWPVKTNAAFLAKCASHPDFVDGAVDTGFIEARLDELIERTFSDEPAMAAIGWRLDSFLEAEARPDPWESAPSKLLGFRMNADRATMTLPMSADGKPTPLRVALLGGGTEDWSWDIRHADGRTFDEVARLPTTYGKGPIHVFEGGDVQAFDFEAHVGGVGEGAASDGAILSPMPGKIVSVSVEAGQTVSKGQTLLTLEAMKMEHALVAPFDGVVAELSASAGGQVSEGVVLARLEGA
- a CDS encoding DUF3667 domain-containing protein; this encodes MVTGAELEAVAADSAGSFARSKKKPFPHKGEPCKNCGTPLEGWYCYSCGQNADTHHRSILHLIWETIEGMFHLDGRLANTLPLLFFKPGVLAKDLMEGRIARHAPPFRTFLVALLLFIFAAEHAIHNIRHEIELKEEKEIAALATPAGRKAKADEMRKDAAETRDSRLSAAVEVRDEALKEAGADKAEIAADYDERVKKAQDRYAAKVAEADALEKNPNAAAEAKAKIEKRGENAAEQIRGLDLQEVGAIDGDSRKIGEANIGGQHFNVVTPDGAAHKEVKADIDLGKTSKGYGFANGFKEGLAKAIANPDYYILVMFGWAHRLAVLLLPIIGLSLALVYVNRRQFYIYDHLLVATNLLSFAFLTNAIGMVLPASLIGPWFAILTFWTPINLFQTLRGGYGSTVVGAIFKTLIVWFMSVFAFALLITALMLFTLTQM
- a CDS encoding enoyl-CoA hydratase-related protein, with the translated sequence MTNPIADPIVEVPDTDAMSPLVHMESTPEGAVTVWINRPEKKNAFDAATIAALRQTLETLHGAEGVRVVFLRGVAGTFSAGADLSWMADAVEWDEDDNREDALELAHMLKALHDIPALTVALVEGAAYGGGAGLVAACDHALATADAQFSFSEVKLGLTPATISPYVIAALGPRTAKLLFATARVFDADAAWSYGLVDEVFDDAAGLEAARDALIEEMVPCAPGAIGDAKALVNDFAGQKLDRGLVEETARRIARRRVSEEGQEGVRAFLSRRKPTWAE
- a CDS encoding patatin-like phospholipase family protein, with product METPLPDDSALARLFARERRKGTAAWFSLPGGATLFEPGEPADQLYFLKTGRLGAFRREDGQEPQFLGLIRPGEPAGEMAMIGDTAHSASMVALRDSEMLAMPRDIFFEAAEEDPSVLLELSRLMIHRARQARNQPAVGDPSVFGFIAVEPGAPIRPVVERLSRCIENLGYTVTVEGGEALLAPTEWFGNVEHAHDFVLYVAEADETAWKHVVGRQVDRLFRVGRGDRPPPTVIPSYASGPLQAQRLVDLILLQSASLDRPHGSEAWVAATQPARLFHLRENGVADLQRLARVMTGQSVGLVLSGGGARAYAHIGAIQAMRERAIPIDFVGGASMGAIIAAGLAMGWDDGEMEARIKKAFVDSSPLDDIAFPMIAMTRGEKVKARLEEHFSGVEISDLWLPFFCVSSNLTSGAYQLHRTGELQAALRASIALPGVMPPATDHGSVLVDGAVMKNFPADVMRALQPGPIVGVDVTRGRSITPEDLVTPPSLWSWIASGEWRRGPPIVALLMRAATVTSGRDITAAREATDVLITPKLEGVDIRDWRAFEPAVKAGHVAAGFALDTLRQPVTTLRRRLSLRERQAASSRP